One genomic segment of Microtus ochrogaster isolate Prairie Vole_2 linkage group LG8, MicOch1.0, whole genome shotgun sequence includes these proteins:
- the Bpifb6 gene encoding BPI fold-containing family B member 6, translated as MLWILCLVLCGLLAGTRADPGTLLRLGMDIMNHEVQSAMEESHILEKMAAEASNPQPGAKAIKGLSNMKVKDVLEPVITLNFVPGVGIFQCVSTGMTITGKSFTGGNMEINVVQNITATNRLLQDEETGTPMFRSEGCEVILVSVKTNLPNNKAISKFVDSTLRKVLPGLMCPAIDAVLVYVNKKWTKLTEPMPVDQMGTVKYALTAPPVTTASHIQVDFSPVVQLQESQVIQLATDGSALEFPEDAAKGSQLLLSASFLTAELALLQKFLEVNLNDKRVGKLSHTTRTLAGFIPKVAKTYHKPKPLLIKVKINKAPKVTMKAGKSLMHLHGSLEMFVARRHGKHPKSLFLLETHLGLETHYSVHENRLQMATSLDSLLSLSRVSSSIGSFNETKLTDFITDYLQKAYIPVVNGVLHVGLPLPDLLAINYNLAELDIVEGALVLDLKME; from the exons agGTCCAGAGTGCCATGGAAGAGAGTCACATCCTGGAGAAGATGGCTGCAGAGGCTAGCAACCCACAGCCAGGGGCAAAGGCCATTAAAGGCCTCAGCAA TATGAAGGTAAAGGATGTCTTGGAACCTGTCATCACACTGAACTTCGTACCCGGAGTGGGCATCTTCCAGTGTGTGTCCACAGGCATGACCATCACCGGCAAGAG CTTCACAGGAGGGAACATGGAGATCAATGTGGTCCAGAACATCACAGCCACCAATCGGCTTCTGCAGGATGAGGAGACAGGCACTCCCATGTTCAGGAGCGAGGGCTGTGAGGTCATCCTGGTCAGCGTGAAAACCAATCTGCCTAACAA CAAGGCCATCAGCAAGTTTGTGGACAGCACCCTGCGCAAGGTCCTTCCTGGCCTG ATGTGTCCAGCCATCGATGCTGTCCTGGTGTATGTGAACAAGAAATGGACCAAGTTGACAG AACCCATGCCCGTTGACCAGATGGGCACTGTCAAATATGCCTTGACAGCCCCACCAGTCACCACAGCTAGCCACATCCAGGTGGACTTTAGT CCTGTAGTGCAGCTTCAGGAAAGCCAAGTTATCCAGCTCGCCACTGATGGGTCAGCCCTGGAGTTCCCCGAGGACGCAGCCAAGGGGTCACAGCTGCTGCTCTCAGCCTCCTTCCTCACAGCTGAGCTGGCCCTTCTGCAGAAGTTCTTGGAAGTGAACCTCAATGACAAGAGG GTTGGTAAGCTGTCACACACCACTAGGACACTGGCTGGCTTCATCCCGAAG GTGGCCAAGACCTACCACAAACCAAAGCCCTTGCTGATCAAAGTCAAGATAAACAAAGCCCCCAAGGTCACCATGAAGGCTGGAAAGAGCCTGATGCACCTTCACGGCAGCCTGGAGATGTTTGTAGCACGGCGACATGGCAAACACCCGAAATCCCTCTTCCTCCTGGAGACT CACCTTGGTCTGGAAACCCACTACTCAGTGCATGAGAACCGGCTGCAGATGGCCACCTCTCTGGACAG TTTACTGAGCCTGTCCcgagtgtcttcttcaattggcAGCTTCAAT gaGACGAAGTTAACTGACTTCATCACTGATTATCTCCAGAAAGCCTACATCCCTGTGGTGAACG GTGTCCTCCATGTTGGGCTTCCACTCCCAGACCTTCTGGCTATCAATTACAACCTGGCTGAGTTGGACATAGTAGAG GGTGCCCTGGTGTTGGACTTGAAGATGGAATGA